From a single Plasmodium yoelii strain 17X genome assembly, chromosome: 9 genomic region:
- a CDS encoding alpha/beta hydrolase, putative — translation MYERFLKKISFACTNVLPKIVTEEKKEKKGNSFKNSKKYRKKNIDNCKLLLRIEDKFNNNKRKIKEKNKLPCYYKKEERPFLYMIKKKKKKKRAIHLFNEIVKTYKDTKFLSDFSLKFLCEFVKDEECLNYLKRREVCTLLLILSQEFLGNNNGNLNNDSSKESNENNNSNILFSNERNHKILKLSCYLLKHLSLNKLENEILDDTFMLIFLMKLNYIFNKKKHVNYKDLKDNYSFYFYTFLFYYYLYVFNNTKTVVLFPNKRIFKCEFKTINELETVYKKYEDTKNSFYNINRYGSYECNSYDISNLKTKNDYINTQKYEDFLKYNYIINFNSLKNKFNIFFKFNDVSNINFVTKFDNFHVLQINYYYCIIKNRSDIIAKSVNTNFPVYFNLLLKLNDNISNKRWNNNEREKNNSSITTEQVGKNGNKSNDMFSNTKDDDKSRYNDDNKSTNTLLLKNLNNKGKRNKNKILLTELLYQSLDYFTLNEAIQNKKEDNNMINNCLRKIIKHIEKKYKLEYISNPKELDNTENNSNNKDDKDSNNNDNKKGKNEKNDDKILFSVINRDYNAKNKDNLLNREMILKRIDDLLRITKKSSLYVNTGLHIIFRNMCINNLNSLNLDLLFLINLYSNNNFKNKFFHYNQNNRPPYLSNKNSEENDNNSKNLGNEKDKSLIESDQTEKKNKASLNNGTNNTTSFNAPTLGLPLLGSGINNNDDNNNVESRINIQDAKNKKNNKNNDIHKELTYIIKIFANCLSENKLNFNSFSLLYFMYKNVLLNIMAISFNFLYSLSSEFFFFNDTINLISQYNLKKGQIPCTLYYDSIRAFTNIKSHYKYFLSMIKREEKEIPKESIIEKKINEPLLFSSLYKDIDKFNEHKIGYDRKCTKENDQLKNNSKQIYRTHFELFLEKVDNFLKDQNIWEEINNKNSLTHSSFQITRRKKKKKLLDENMYMIGKFNYNFYDINDRFIPIYIYAKKSLIKKNKHFRKDNEKRKYNYQWKEQNLEDIHNIIELEKSEIELDKEKENVINKKGKKKKSINVIFVHGLRGHALRTWRCSNLYKGFADYNFYYKKNNFKNWKKKKGKKNKRNEYQDDELLNNYPYNVTEEKTKNENYNSNIHNINNNISTDIIDINSGKETNNGDDKLMEVLNNPNSLKEKKNVILFDDIKKEIRKHIKIKNNFKLINNDDIIKALMLNYKHNQNIIPMFVKNTCIDKKKFKQLFLNNNKLKSELELYNGSVSYLAWPFYVLHLNRKKLNVFIFNYFSPLYPIGTYYTQTGFKKDKWSKNVANKNGSDLLSEEKKNENVENSENEVTETNVNENSIYSHLNPLNIFFKKNENTKEKGFKEQEKYFYTDRMSLDELSNYFLIKLKKLNIGKNNDIVFVAHSMGGLLTQYVLLKDDNILNKTKNVFFYSSPHFGSPLSSTAFLLKNFLCPYVIQLNAYNSTLTNLQQNFNQRIKNKDIKVYSFSESEKTPLPFFGLHTMIVPSVFSYLYYSKIFLIIKSCDHLEISKINSEADVKYYYLNNVLKGMLKEGQHQKVVNPK, via the exons atgtacgAAAGGTTCCTAAAGAAGATAAGTTTTGCTTGCACTAATGTATTACCAAAAATTGTGACTGAGGagaagaaagaaaaaaaaggaaatagttttaaaaattcgaaaaaatatagaaaaaaaaatatagataactgcaaattattattaaggATTGAAGATaagtttaataataataagagAAAgataaaagagaaaaataaattaccatgttattataaaaaagagGAAcgtccatttttatatatgattaaaaaaaaaaaaaaaaaaaaaagagctattcatttatttaatgaaattgttaaaacatataaagatacaaaatttttaagtgatttttcattaaaatttttatgcGAATTTGTTAAAGATGAAGAATgtctaaattatttaaaaagaaGAGAGGTGTGTACattactattaattttaagtCAGGAATTTTTAGGAAATAATAATGGCAATTTAAATAACGATAGTAGTAAAGAAAGCAATGAAAATAACAACAGCAACATTCTATTTTCAAATGAGAGaaatcataaaattttaaaactaagttgttatttattaaaacatttatcattgaataaattagaaaatgaaatattagaCGATACATTTAtgctaatatttttaatgaaattaaattatattttcaataaaaaaaaacatgtcAATTATAAAGATTTAAAGGATAATTAcagcttttatttttacacatttttgttttattattatttatatgtttttaacAATACCAAAACTGTGGTTTTATTTCcaaataaaagaatatttaaatgcgaattcaaaactataaatgaattagaaaccgtatataaaaaatatgaggatacaaaaaatagcttttataatataaatagatATGGGTCTTATGAATGTAATAGTTATGATATttcaaatttaaaaacaaaaaatgattatattaacacacaaaaatatgaagattttttaaaatataattatataataaattttaatagtttaaaaaataaatttaatattttcttcaaatttaatgatgtatcaaatataaattttgtaaCCAAATTTGACAATTTCCATGTTCtacaaattaattattattattgtataataaaaaatcgaTCTGATATAATTGCAAAATCAGTGAATACAAATTTTCCTGTATATTTCAATTTGTTGCTTAAGCTGAATGATAATATAAGTAACAAACGATGGAATAATAATGaaagggaaaaaaataatagtagtaTTACTACTGAACAAGTTGGAAAGAATGGAAACAAATCGAATGATATGTTTAGTAATACAAAGGATGACGATAAGAGTAGatataatgatgataataaatccACGAATActttattactaaaaaatttaaataacaagggaaaaagaaataaaaataaaatactatTAACAGAGCTTCTATACCAATCTTTAGATTATTTCACACTAAATGAAgctatacaaaataaaaaagaagataataatatgattaaTAATTGCTTAAGGAAAATTATTAAGCATatagagaaaaaatataaactgGAATATATTAGTAATCCAAAAGAGTTAGACAACACCGAAaataatagcaataataaGGATGATAAAGatagcaataataatgataacaaAAAGGGaaagaatgaaaaaaatgacgataaaatattatttagtGTAATTAATCGTGATTATAatgcaaaaaataaagacaATTTATTAAACAGAGAAATGATTTTGAAAAGAATTGATGATTTGTTAAGAATAACAAAAAAGTCATCGTTATATGTAAATACTGgtcttcatataatttttagaaACATGTgtataaacaatttaaattCACTAAACTtagatttattatttcttattaatttatattcaaataataattttaaaaataaattttttcattataatcaaaataataggCCCCCATATTTATCTAATAAAAATTCAGaggaaaatgataataatagtaagAATTTAGGGaatgaaaaagataaatCATTAATTGAAAGTGATCAAAcggaaaagaaaaataaagcaTCATTAAATAATGGTACAAATAACACAACTTCTTTTAATGCTCCAACATTAGGTTTACCATTATTAGGAAGTGGGatcaataataatgatgataataataatgtagaatctagaataaatatacaagatgctaaaaataaaaaaaataataaaaataatgatatacaTAAAGAATTAAcgtatataattaaaattttcgCTAATTGCTTAtcagaaaataaattaaattttaattctttttctcttttatattttatgtataaaaatgtattactAAATATAATGGCAATCTCATTTAATTTTCTATATAGTCTTAGttcagaatttttttttttcaatgaTACAATAAACTTAATTTcacaatataatttaaaaaaaggtCAAATACCATGTACATTATACTATGATAGTATAAGAGCTTTTACAAATATCAAATcacattataaatattttttaagtatgATAAAAagagaagaaaaagaaattcCAAAAGAAAGTATTATcgagaaaaaaattaatgagcCTCTTTTATTTAGCAGTTTATACAAAGATATAGACAAATTTAATGAGCATAAAATTGGGTATGATAGAAAATGTACTAAAGAAAATgatcaattaaaaaataacagcAAACAAATATATCGTACACATTTTGAGttatttttagaaaaagTTGACAACTTTTTAAAAGATCAAAATATATgggaagaaataaataataaaaattcattaaCTCATTCTTCTTTTCAAATAACaagaaggaaaaaaaaaaaaaaactgttGGATGAAAACATGTATATGATTggtaaatttaattataatttttacgACATAAACGATAgatttattcctatatatatatatgctaaAAAAAgtcttataaaaaaaaataagcattTTCGTAAAGAcaatgaaaaaagaaaatataattatcaatGGAAGGAACAAAACCTAGAAGATATACATAATATCATAGAGTTGGAGAAAAGTGAAATAGAATTAGATAAAGAGAAAGAAAATGTAATTaacaaaaaaggaaaaaaaaaaaaaagcataaACGTTATATTTGTACACGGATTACGAGGTCATGCTCTTCGTACATGGAGATGTTCGAATTTGTACAAGGGATTTGCagattataatttttattacaagaaaaacaattttaaaaattggaagaagaaaaaaggaaagaaaaataaaaggaaTGAATATCAGGATGATGAactattaaataattatccTTACAATGTTACAGAAgagaaaacaaaaaatgagaattataattctaatatacataacataaataataatatatcaacTGATATAATAGATATAAATTCAGGAAAAGAAACCAATAATGGGGATGATAAACTTATGGAAGTTTTAAATAATCCAAACagtttaaaagaaaaaaaaaatgtaattttatttgatgacataaaaaaagaaataagaaaacatataaaaataaaaaataattttaaattgataaataatgatgatattaTTAAAGCATTAATGCTAAATTATAAGCATAACCAAAATATTATTCCTATGTTTGTAAAAAATACATGtatagacaaaaaaaaatttaaacaattatttttaaataataataaattgaaAAGTGAGTTAGAACTATACAATGGCTCTGTGTCTTATTTAGCATGGCCTTTTTATGTACTCCAtttaaatagaaaaaaattgaatgtgttcatatttaattatttttctcCGTTATATCCAATTGGGACATATTATACTCAAACTGGttttaaaaaagataaatggAGCAAAAATGtagcaaataaaaatggaagtGATTTATTATCTGAGgaaaagaaaaatgaaaatgtggaaaatagtgaaaatgaAGTAACCGAAACGAACGTAAATGAGAACAGCATATATTCTCATTTAAATCcactaaatattttttttaaaaaaaatgaaaatacgAAAGAAAAAGGCTTTAAGGAacaagaaaaatatttttatactgaTAGAATGTCCTTAGATGAgttatcaaattattttttaattaaattaaaaaaattaaatattggGAAAAATAACGACATTGTATTTGTAGCTCATTCCATGGGTGGATTATTAACTCAgtatgtattattaaaagatgataatattttaaataaaacaaaaaatgtttttttttattcttcaCCACATTTTGGGTCTCCATTATCTTCAACAgcctttttattaaaaaactTCCTATGTCCATATGTTATTCAATTAAATGCTTACAATTCAACACTAACTAATTTACAACAAAATTTCAATCaaagaattaaaaacaaaGATATAAAAGTTTACTCTTTTTCTGAATCTGAGAAAACACCACTCCCGTTTTTTG GTCTTCACACAATGATAGTTCCTTCAGTATTTTCCTACCTATACtattcaaaaatatttttgattaTCAAAAGTTGTGATCATTTGGAAATTAGCAAAATAAATAGCGAAGCGgatgtaaaatattattatttaaataacgTTTTGAAGGGAATGTTAAAAGAAGGACAACATCAAAAGGTAGTTAATCCAAAATAG